CTGCCCTCGGGCTCCTGCCACATCGGTGACCGAGCGGCCGTCCGCGAGCGGCTCCTCGTACCCGTCGGGTACTCCGTGCCCGTCCGCCCGGACCGGCCCCCGGGGTGCCACCAGGCGCATTCTGGCCAGGAGGTCCAGGGCTGCCGCGCACAGGGCGGGTGGGTCGTCGACGTACTGGCGTTGCCAGTTGCTGCGCAGCCCGTAGCTCTCGATCAGCTCGCCGACGATCTCGGCGGGCATCTCGTGCGGTACCGGCACACCGATCACCAGGTGGCCGCCGGTCGCGGGGTGGCCCGGGCCCTCGGGGCGCAGCCGGGCGGCCAACCGCTCCACCAGGAGCAGGGCCGCCTGGGCGACCGTGCCGGTGCCGGGCAACTGAAGGTCGGTGAGTTCGTCGTCCGGGTCGATCATGGCGATGCCCTCGGCACGGATCTCCGCTTCGAGGCCGAGCAGTTCGGAGAATGCCTGGGACTCACGTCGCTGGCGGGTGCGCAGCCATTCGCGTTCGGAGTCGGTGAGGTCGTCGAGATGGACGGCCGGGGTTTCGACGAGCTTTCTGCGTACGTACGTCCTGGGGCCACCGAAGCCGGGATCGGCGGCCTTGCGCACCAGGTCCGCACCGTCCCTGCTCTGGGCCAGCGGGCCCGCGACGATGGCGCGAGCGATCTCCCGGTCCACGCTCAGCAACGCCTCGCCGTCCCGGTCGTCGGCGACGGCGCCGACGTGCCCCTCGGTCTCTGTCAGGACTCCCCAGTCGACCAGTTGGCGCAGAGCGGCGGCCAGGGTGCGGCGCTCGGCCTGGCGTCCGCTGTCCTCGATGTCGATTTCGGCGTCCACCGCCGCGGCCCGCAGGTCCGCGACGAGCTGGGAGAGCAGCATCTGTTCGGGGGCGGTGACCAGGACCGAGAGCGCGAGTGCCAGGTAGGCGTAAGTCCTGGGGGTGAACGGAGTGCCGGTGGAGCGCTCGATGCGGTGTCCGGCACCGGGCCCCAGACCGGCCTTGAACAGCCGAGCATACGAAGCCTCCACCAGCAGCCGATATCCCAGAACCTGCTGGAACCGCTGGGCGAGCCAGTCAGCGTGGCGGCGGATCAGCGGAAAGACGTCGCTGTGCGGCCCGGTACGGGTCACCAGGGGGTGGGCCAGCAACAGGCGGGCGGCCGTGCGCCGCTCGGCTGCCAGCGCCACGTCGTGCGAGGAGGGCAGGGGCATCAGGCACTCTCCCGCACCGAAGGAGCCGTCCGGGGCATGGGGCCTGTGAGATCCTGCGCGGCATTCGCGCCCTCTCCGGGCGCCGCCCCTCCCCCGGACGATGCCTCCGCGTCCGGCACGCTCAGCACACTCAGCCGCAGATCCGCCAGGGCCAGGTCCCCGTCCGCCGAACGCAGGACCGTCTCCGTGCCCGGGGTACGCCGCACGAGCAGCCTGATGCCGAGGTCCACGTCTTGCGCCTGCGCCCCGTCCAGCACGAAGTCGCCCTGTCCTTCGTGGCGTTGGAGCTGCGCGTTACCGAGTGCGGCGGTCAGCAGCTCCAGCAGCAGGCTCAGCGCGGCCGAGGTAAGGCGCACCTGGTCAAATCGCTCCGCAGCACTGCGCAGCTCGTCCGCCGCCGTCTCGCGGGCGGCGGACCGCTCGCGCTCGCGCTCCACCAGGCGGCGTTTCTGTTCGGTGTGGTTCTCGACCGAGGCGGGCCGGCCCCGCTGGGCCCGGCTGCCGCGCTCCCGCAGGGCAACCGGTACGTCGACGACGGGCCCGGTCCACCAGCTGACGTAGGCGGGGACTGCCTGGTCGGGATCGGGTGCGACGCCCAGGTGGCGGGCCCCGTACAGACCGAAGGCGGCCACCGCGATGTCGTGCGCCCCTTCGGGATCAGCCGCGTCGAACCAGGCGGCGAGCCTCAGCAGGTCCTTGCGACGGGATATCTCTCCCGTGGCCGAACGCATCAGCCGCTTGGCGTTGGCCAGCAGCGACTGGAGGGCCCTGAGCGTGGCATCGCGCAACTGGTCCACCTGGCTGCCGGAGCCGTCCACGTCGGTGAACCAGCCGCGCAGTCCTTCCCAGTCGGCCATCTCCCTGCCGCGGCTGCGCTGCACCCTGGTCCCGGGAAGGCCGTCGGCGAGGACCGAGAGCCCCGTCGCGTGCGCGTCGATGCGAGCCAGCAGCCCCGGCAGCCCGGGCCAGAGAGCGTTCAGCGACGCCGCGATCCGAGGAGACCGGAAGGACACGTCCTCGGTGATGGCCTCGACATAGTCGAGCAGTAGCTCCTTGAACCCCTGGTACTCCGCTCCGTCGAGGTCGTAGCGGGCCAGTACCTGTCCCAGGTAGGCGTAGAAATCCCGTACCGAATCGGCGAACTCGGCGAATTGCACGAACAGGGTGGAGATCCGCTCCAGAGCCCGCTGCGGATCCGCACCGCCCGGTGCCGCGACCAGACCGGCCAGCTCCCGCAGCCCCCGGTCGACCAGGGCCAGCAGCTCACTGCTCACCTCACGGGCGGCGTCAGCGCCGGCCAGCACCTCGTCCGCGTCGCGCTGCACCTGCTCCCCCAGCTTCGAGAGCTGGTAGCGGGAGCGGGAGCGCTGGTACTCGACGATGCTGCCCGCCTTGACGGTGTGCGCGCTGCGCAGCAGGTTGCCCCATTTCACCAGTTGGTCCAGCCGGGCTGTGAGCGTGTCGGCGTCCAGCCGGGCGCCCGGTCCTCCGCCCGTCGTGAGTTTGGCGAGCACGTCCGGGACGGACAGGTCCGCGAGCAGGGTGGAACAGAGCACCCGCATCACGGCCACGTACTCCATGCGCTCCGGCGCGCTGAGGTAGCTGTACGCGCTGAGTCGCTGCCACTGCTCGCCACTGTCGGCCACCTCGGCCGCACAGGCCCCGTCTTTCTGTTCCATGCCATCGAGCGTACGGACCGGGTCTGACGGTCCGGGCCCGGTTGGGGCAACTCGTCCGCTCGCTTGCTCGCGGCACCGCCGTCACAGGCCGTGCTGGTCGAGGACCTTCATCAGGTTGCGCTTGCGTTTCTGCTCGGCACGCAGGGCAGCCACGTAGTCGGCGAACTCCTGTGACGTCCCCAGGTTCCTGTGGCACTCCCGGGCGCCGAGCAGCAGACGGGCGATCCGCTGGTAATTGGCGTCGCCGGTGATCTTCTTGAGGGGGTCGATCAGACTCAGGTACACCGGCAGCGCGTCGGCGGGGCGGTCTTCCCGTACCAGGTCGGCGAGGGTCAGCCACTGGTGCGAGGCGGCGTGGCCTTCAGCTGCTGTCCGCCAGGCGGCCCCCAGGTCGCCGTCGTCGATCAGGGCGTCGATCAGCACGGGACCGCCGTACCAGGAGGGGCCGGAACGGGCGGCGTCCTCGCGGAGCAGTTCCAGGGCCGCCGGGCGCTCACGTTCCCAAGTGCCCTCGGCTCGTGCGCACTCGCGCAGCAGCCGGTACGCGGCGAGCGAGCGGCGGACCCGGAAACCGTCCCGGCGCACGGCGGTGGCGCGGGCGGGACGGCCTTCCTCGGCATGGCGCTCGCAGAGGTAGTCCTCCAGGCCGCTGCCACCGCGATGCGTCTCGGCCAGCTCGCGCAGTCCGCGTTCCGCCCACTCCAGCGCTTCGTCGGGGCGACCCGCCGCGTCCAGCTCACGGGCGATCGCGAGGTGGGTGTCGCCTGTGGGGGAAAGGTCCGCAGCGTAGACGGCGATCAGCTCGTCCACCGTGCCGGCCGCCTTCACCAGCCGCTCCATCAGATGCTTCTCGGCCCAGCCGGACGGCTTGCGCCGCCATGCCTCAGTCGCCAGTTGGCGCAGCCGCGCCAGACCGTCCGTACCGAGAACCTCACGGTAGTCGACCGGGTCGGCGTCGAAGACGTCGTACTCGCTGCCCAGCAGGTGCCGCACCAGCCACTCGGCCGTCTCCAGCGGGTCAGGACGTGCCGCCCGACATGCCTCCAGGTGGGCCTCGGCGAGCTCCTGGGCGACGGAACCCACGCTTCCGGATTCATCGTCGATGTCCTCGTAAGCCCGGTGCAGCGCCGCCATCGCCTCGCGGGACAGGGTGACGGCCAACGCGGCTCGTCCGTCGGCGATCAGGGTGCGCAGTGCGGTCACCGCTTCGGACGCCTGCTGGCCGTAGGCGTGAGCGTCGGCGAACTCGACGTAGCCGTAACTCGCGAAGGGTGCCGGGTCGAGGAGCGCGCGGACCCGCTCCCGTACGACCGGATCGTCACCGCGCGCAGTCGCCGCGCGCAGTTCCAGCCGACGGCGCAACTCGCGGTCCCGCTCGACCTGTTCGCGCACAAGTGCCAGCAGTTCTTCGCGGGGCAGGGAATCCAGCCACTGCGCGAGGCCCTTGGCGCGGGAAGCGGCGGCCGACCGCTGGAGCGGCACGTCCGAGGCCCGGGTGAGGACCGCCAGACCCACCGCGACACAGTGCTTGCAGAAGTTCCCCTCCTGCCCGTACGGGCAGTCGCATGCGCCGGACAGCGCCCCCGCACCGTCCACAGCGATCTCGACCGCGTAGTCCTCGGTGCCTTGCACGCGGGCGGAGAACCAGCCGTCCTCCACCTCCAGACAACTCACGGCATCCCGGTAACCCTGGCCGCGCACGAAGGAGCGGTGCCCGGACAGGCGCCGAAGGTCGTCCTCGCTGAAGCCCACGGAGATTTTCACGCTGACCATTGAAGCCCACGGGCGGCTGTGATCGCCCGGCCTCCCCTCCTACGAGGTAAGCCAGGTGGAATGGGCCCCTTGCTGCCGCGTGGATGGCACAAACCGTCAATCCTCTGTGTGGAGCAGGCTCTGCCTTCGGACTCACAGGCACACACCCGCCGACTGCGCGCGCAGGTGCCCGGTCGCAAGTCGTCCGAGGCGCGTAAGAGCTCCGGTTGCCCGCAGCGTGAGAGCGCTGCCCTGCGCATGCCGGGTACCGGTCGAACCGAAGGGCGCGGTCGCACAGGTGGGCGGGCATGCCCGGCACTGTCCGGGGCACGTCGGTCATCCGCGACGGGGCCGCGACTGAGGGCGTGTCCCGGCGGCCAGCCGTTTTCAACCG
This is a stretch of genomic DNA from Streptomyces sp. NBC_00237. It encodes these proteins:
- a CDS encoding TIGR02677 family protein: MEQKDGACAAEVADSGEQWQRLSAYSYLSAPERMEYVAVMRVLCSTLLADLSVPDVLAKLTTGGGPGARLDADTLTARLDQLVKWGNLLRSAHTVKAGSIVEYQRSRSRYQLSKLGEQVQRDADEVLAGADAAREVSSELLALVDRGLRELAGLVAAPGGADPQRALERISTLFVQFAEFADSVRDFYAYLGQVLARYDLDGAEYQGFKELLLDYVEAITEDVSFRSPRIAASLNALWPGLPGLLARIDAHATGLSVLADGLPGTRVQRSRGREMADWEGLRGWFTDVDGSGSQVDQLRDATLRALQSLLANAKRLMRSATGEISRRKDLLRLAAWFDAADPEGAHDIAVAAFGLYGARHLGVAPDPDQAVPAYVSWWTGPVVDVPVALRERGSRAQRGRPASVENHTEQKRRLVERERERSAARETAADELRSAAERFDQVRLTSAALSLLLELLTAALGNAQLQRHEGQGDFVLDGAQAQDVDLGIRLLVRRTPGTETVLRSADGDLALADLRLSVLSVPDAEASSGGGAAPGEGANAAQDLTGPMPRTAPSVRESA
- a CDS encoding TIGR02678 family protein — encoded protein: MPLPSSHDVALAAERRTAARLLLAHPLVTRTGPHSDVFPLIRRHADWLAQRFQQVLGYRLLVEASYARLFKAGLGPGAGHRIERSTGTPFTPRTYAYLALALSVLVTAPEQMLLSQLVADLRAAAVDAEIDIEDSGRQAERRTLAAALRQLVDWGVLTETEGHVGAVADDRDGEALLSVDREIARAIVAGPLAQSRDGADLVRKAADPGFGGPRTYVRRKLVETPAVHLDDLTDSEREWLRTRQRRESQAFSELLGLEAEIRAEGIAMIDPDDELTDLQLPGTGTVAQAALLLVERLAARLRPEGPGHPATGGHLVIGVPVPHEMPAEIVGELIESYGLRSNWQRQYVDDPPALCAAALDLLARMRLVAPRGPVRADGHGVPDGYEEPLADGRSVTDVAGARGQRARETWTGEDGETGWVLLAAAARYATHVAVKSAASVSGSPRPEPSAQLSARPAQPPQPSPPVQQELPL
- a CDS encoding DUF6880 family protein, which produces MKISVGFSEDDLRRLSGHRSFVRGQGYRDAVSCLEVEDGWFSARVQGTEDYAVEIAVDGAGALSGACDCPYGQEGNFCKHCVAVGLAVLTRASDVPLQRSAAASRAKGLAQWLDSLPREELLALVREQVERDRELRRRLELRAATARGDDPVVRERVRALLDPAPFASYGYVEFADAHAYGQQASEAVTALRTLIADGRAALAVTLSREAMAALHRAYEDIDDESGSVGSVAQELAEAHLEACRAARPDPLETAEWLVRHLLGSEYDVFDADPVDYREVLGTDGLARLRQLATEAWRRKPSGWAEKHLMERLVKAAGTVDELIAVYAADLSPTGDTHLAIARELDAAGRPDEALEWAERGLRELAETHRGGSGLEDYLCERHAEEGRPARATAVRRDGFRVRRSLAAYRLLRECARAEGTWERERPAALELLREDAARSGPSWYGGPVLIDALIDDGDLGAAWRTAAEGHAASHQWLTLADLVREDRPADALPVYLSLIDPLKKITGDANYQRIARLLLGARECHRNLGTSQEFADYVAALRAEQKRKRNLMKVLDQHGL